A single Sporosarcina sp. FSL W8-0480 DNA region contains:
- a CDS encoding DsrE/DsrF/DrsH-like family protein has translation MLSGTKKTTIVLFSGDYDKAMAAYIIANGAVAYDHEVTIFHTFWGLNALRKEEHVPVKKGFLEKMFGKMMPRGADKLGISKMNMAGMGPKMIKHVIKKHNAMTLPQLIELAQEQDIKLVACTMTMDLLGLDQNELLDGIDYAGVAAYLADAQEGNVNLFI, from the coding sequence ATATTGTCGGGAACGAAAAAGACGACCATTGTGTTGTTCAGTGGCGATTATGATAAAGCAATGGCAGCCTATATCATTGCAAATGGAGCCGTGGCTTATGATCATGAAGTCACAATCTTCCATACATTTTGGGGTTTGAATGCACTTCGTAAGGAGGAACATGTGCCAGTTAAAAAAGGTTTCCTTGAAAAGATGTTCGGGAAAATGATGCCGCGTGGGGCTGATAAGTTGGGCATTTCAAAAATGAATATGGCTGGAATGGGACCTAAAATGATTAAGCATGTCATAAAGAAGCATAATGCGATGACGCTTCCCCAGCTGATCGAATTGGCGCAGGAACAAGATATCAAACTTGTAGCATGTACAATGACAATGGATTTGTTAGGTCTTGATCAAAACGAATTACTAGATGGTATCGATTATGCGGGAGTCGCGGCTTATTTAGCTGATGCACAAGAGGGCAATGTGAATTTATTTATCTAA
- a CDS encoding metal-sensitive transcriptional regulator yields MQYDEKVVNRLKRIEGQIKGILRMIEEGKDCKEVVTQLSASRSAIDRTIGVIVSSNIIACMQSIDENNPMSQEDIVKEAVNLLVKSR; encoded by the coding sequence TTGCAATACGATGAAAAAGTTGTAAATCGATTAAAAAGAATCGAAGGCCAGATAAAAGGGATTTTACGAATGATTGAAGAAGGCAAGGACTGCAAAGAGGTCGTCACGCAATTGTCAGCATCTCGTTCGGCAATTGACCGTACAATTGGCGTCATTGTCAGCTCGAACATCATTGCATGCATGCAAAGTATTGACGAAAATAATCCGATGTCTCAAGAGGATATCGTGAAGGAAGCTGTAAATCTTCTTGTAAAGAGCCGTTAA
- a CDS encoding DUF2187 family protein, whose product MAFPRREKPVSDFVAARHIDEEISFTRNDHEVNGTIHKILENSVIVKISEDDAERIGVASNLTVVAHKNYSVG is encoded by the coding sequence TTGGCTTTTCCACGTAGGGAGAAACCTGTTTCAGATTTTGTCGCAGCTCGTCATATTGACGAAGAGATTTCATTCACCCGTAATGATCATGAGGTGAATGGAACAATCCACAAGATACTAGAGAATTCGGTTATCGTGAAGATTTCCGAGGATGATGCAGAGAGGATTGGTGTCGCATCCAATCTCACTGTTGTTGCACACAAGAACTACTCAGTAGGTTAA
- a CDS encoding putative sulfate exporter family transporter: protein MIEKKLTNKKILWITGIAFTFFIALLGFILAKVPGFSHIGQLASAIIIAVTYRQLFGYPEWVRAGITFSTKKLLRLAIILYGLKLNIDVVFRDGLGLLARDVLVIAFAIGAMVLLAKWLKADRNISLLLGVGTGVCGAAAIAAVAPIIKAKDEDTAIGVGIIAMLGTVFAIGYTLLRPILPLLPTDYGIWSGMSLHELAHVAIAAAPAGEDALAIALLAKLGRVFLLVPLCFIFIYFMKRKSKGEDGEQTKIEFPWFLVGFILMSLFGSYVLGHSIPVTDGVMSGISSATTWLLTAAMVGLGLNVSLKDLLDRAMRPLIAVTITSICLSVLVYFIL, encoded by the coding sequence ATGATTGAAAAGAAGCTCACTAACAAGAAAATTCTATGGATCACGGGAATTGCTTTCACATTTTTTATTGCTTTATTAGGTTTTATACTAGCGAAAGTACCCGGATTCAGTCACATAGGACAGTTGGCAAGCGCCATTATCATCGCTGTTACATATAGACAATTATTCGGTTATCCCGAATGGGTTCGCGCAGGAATTACCTTTTCAACTAAAAAACTGCTTCGGTTGGCAATCATTCTATACGGATTGAAATTAAACATTGACGTTGTATTCCGAGATGGTTTAGGACTGTTGGCGCGCGATGTATTGGTCATCGCTTTTGCGATTGGAGCCATGGTGCTTCTTGCAAAATGGTTGAAGGCGGATAGGAATATTTCTTTGCTCCTTGGTGTCGGGACTGGTGTTTGTGGGGCAGCAGCCATCGCAGCGGTCGCACCGATTATCAAAGCCAAGGATGAAGATACCGCAATTGGCGTTGGTATTATCGCGATGTTAGGAACAGTTTTTGCAATCGGTTACACGCTATTGCGACCAATATTGCCCCTTCTTCCAACTGATTATGGAATTTGGTCGGGAATGAGTCTCCATGAATTGGCGCATGTTGCAATTGCGGCTGCACCAGCAGGGGAGGATGCACTCGCCATCGCATTACTCGCAAAATTAGGCAGGGTATTTCTATTGGTACCACTATGCTTTATCTTTATCTATTTCATGAAACGTAAAAGCAAGGGAGAGGATGGGGAGCAGACCAAAATCGAATTCCCATGGTTCCTTGTCGGGTTCATATTAATGAGCTTGTTTGGAAGTTATGTATTAGGTCATTCCATTCCGGTAACGGACGGGGTGATGTCAGGAATCAGTAGCGCAACAACGTGGCTATTGACAGCCGCAATGGTCGGGCTTGGTCTAAACGTAAGTTTGAAAGACTTATTAGACCGGGCGATGAGACCATTAATAGCGGTCACAATAACATCAATTTGTTTATCTGTTTTAGTGTATTTTATTTTATAA
- a CDS encoding LysR family transcriptional regulator: MDQQLQIFVTVAEKESFSRAAEEHHMTQPAVSQYIRQLEDEIGARLLERTNKYVRLNKAGEIVYHHAKEILALYTKMQNLVDDLANKASGPLSIGASYTFGEYVLPRIIANLKHTYPDIQPTVTIGNTATIAELVAGHQLDIGIVEGKFNAAKLIVEDFAEDAMVVVCGSNHSLAKSDRLIELNSLERETWIVREKGSGTREAMDNLFSQYGISPTNLMNFSSTQPIKESVEAGLGISLLSQWSLKKELKNGDLHVLNIRGLPFTRKFSIVTNTPFQTKALEVFIEILRTNKLLTTLD, from the coding sequence GTGGATCAGCAACTTCAAATATTTGTTACAGTAGCTGAAAAAGAGAGCTTCTCACGTGCCGCCGAGGAGCACCATATGACCCAACCGGCAGTTAGCCAGTATATACGCCAACTTGAAGATGAGATTGGGGCAAGGCTATTGGAACGCACCAATAAGTATGTTCGACTAAACAAAGCAGGCGAAATCGTTTATCACCACGCAAAGGAAATTCTTGCTTTATATACGAAAATGCAAAATCTTGTCGATGACCTTGCGAATAAGGCGAGCGGCCCTCTGTCTATTGGCGCCAGTTATACATTCGGAGAATACGTACTGCCACGCATTATCGCCAATCTAAAGCATACTTATCCCGATATCCAACCTACCGTTACCATTGGGAATACGGCAACAATAGCTGAATTGGTCGCCGGCCATCAGCTCGATATTGGAATTGTGGAGGGAAAGTTCAATGCGGCAAAACTCATTGTCGAGGATTTTGCAGAAGACGCTATGGTCGTCGTATGCGGAAGCAACCACTCGCTCGCCAAAAGCGATAGGCTGATTGAACTTAATTCATTGGAACGGGAAACGTGGATTGTTCGGGAGAAAGGCTCGGGAACACGGGAGGCCATGGACAATTTATTTTCACAATATGGAATTTCGCCAACAAATTTGATGAATTTCAGTAGCACACAACCCATTAAAGAATCTGTGGAAGCGGGTCTTGGAATCAGCCTTCTTTCCCAATGGTCTTTGAAAAAAGAGTTGAAGAACGGTGACTTGCACGTGCTGAATATTAGGGGTCTGCCATTCACCAGGAAGTTCTCCATTGTAACGAACACACCGTTTCAAACAAAGGCACTTGAGGTTTTCATCGAGATCCTTCGGACGAATAAATTGCTAACGACACTTGACTAA
- a CDS encoding lysoplasmalogenase, producing MKKIVLTAIIIFGSIYIFFIPPEPVGFKIFMKLVPMALILTFAAMTPTFVSRNYKRTIIAGLLVCMIADGVIYWFLAGLITFFIGHVFYIFAFKSVSRNRVPIWAAIPLLLYGVFMAVLLAGSQFSVGQSVMGFAIIAYIAVILLMGWMAIRTRLKLTIVGALLFIFSDSVLAIDRFVLDIPYRDAFVMVTYYAAQVFIAASIGSRVIQYSVNRNNLIR from the coding sequence ATGAAAAAAATCGTATTGACAGCAATTATCATTTTTGGTTCCATTTACATCTTTTTTATTCCACCTGAACCGGTCGGTTTTAAGATCTTTATGAAACTTGTTCCGATGGCGCTTATCCTTACGTTTGCTGCAATGACACCGACGTTTGTTTCACGAAATTATAAGAGAACCATTATTGCCGGCCTATTAGTCTGTATGATTGCGGACGGTGTCATCTATTGGTTTTTGGCAGGTCTTATTACTTTTTTCATCGGACATGTTTTTTACATCTTCGCCTTTAAATCGGTAAGTCGCAATCGTGTGCCTATATGGGCAGCAATTCCACTCTTGCTATATGGAGTGTTCATGGCTGTATTGCTTGCAGGTTCACAGTTTTCTGTTGGCCAATCGGTTATGGGGTTCGCAATTATCGCCTATATTGCCGTTATTCTATTGATGGGATGGATGGCAATCCGCACACGATTAAAACTTACCATTGTAGGTGCGTTACTATTCATCTTTTCCGACTCCGTGCTTGCTATCGACCGTTTTGTTCTCGATATTCCTTACCGAGACGCTTTTGTAATGGTGACGTATTATGCAGCCCAAGTTTTCATAGCAGCAAGCATTGGAAGCCGGGTTATTCAGTATTCCGTGAATCGAAACAATCTGATAAGATGA
- the pepT gene encoding peptidase T, whose amino-acid sequence MKEKLIERLTRYAKIDTQSHEASTTTPSTPGQWDLLHVLEKELAEIGMEEITLDENGYLFASLPSNTEKELPVIGFLAHVDTAPDYTGKNVNPQRIDNYDGNDIQLNEKTVMSVKAFPELKNYVGHTLITTDGTTLLGADNKAGIAEIMTAMEYLIQNPDIKHGKLRVAFTPDEEIGQGPHKFDVEAFGAKYAYTMDGGPLGELQYESFNAAGAKLTFHGTNVHPGSAKDKMVNSILIANQFQAAMPADEIPQVTDGYEGFVHLTDVSGSVEKTELHYIIRYFDRETFEARKQLMVDTVEQLKQEHGEGAVELELNDQYYNMREKIEPVMEIVDIISDAFKVLEIEPNIVPVRGGTDGSQLSYMGMPTPNIFTGGENYHGKYEYISVDNMEKATNVIIEAVKLYEERA is encoded by the coding sequence ATGAAAGAAAAATTGATCGAACGTTTAACACGCTATGCGAAAATCGATACACAATCGCATGAAGCAAGCACAACTACTCCATCAACTCCGGGACAATGGGATCTGCTTCATGTCCTTGAAAAAGAGCTTGCTGAAATTGGTATGGAGGAAATAACTTTAGACGAAAACGGTTATTTATTCGCATCCCTTCCGTCAAATACTGAGAAAGAATTGCCGGTTATCGGATTTCTTGCACATGTTGACACTGCGCCGGACTACACTGGTAAAAACGTCAATCCACAGCGAATCGACAATTATGATGGCAATGACATTCAGTTGAATGAAAAGACTGTGATGTCTGTTAAAGCATTCCCTGAATTGAAAAACTATGTTGGCCACACGCTTATCACAACAGACGGAACGACGTTATTAGGTGCGGACAATAAAGCCGGGATTGCTGAAATCATGACGGCTATGGAGTATTTGATTCAGAATCCTGACATTAAACATGGGAAACTACGTGTTGCTTTCACACCTGACGAAGAAATTGGGCAAGGGCCTCATAAGTTCGATGTGGAGGCGTTCGGTGCGAAATATGCGTACACGATGGACGGTGGTCCACTTGGCGAGCTTCAGTATGAAAGCTTTAATGCGGCTGGCGCTAAATTGACATTCCACGGAACAAATGTGCATCCTGGTTCTGCTAAAGACAAGATGGTGAACTCCATTCTCATTGCAAACCAATTCCAAGCGGCAATGCCTGCTGATGAAATTCCGCAAGTGACAGACGGCTATGAAGGGTTCGTCCACCTTACGGATGTGAGTGGATCTGTTGAAAAAACTGAGTTGCATTACATTATCCGCTATTTCGATCGCGAAACATTCGAGGCACGTAAACAATTGATGGTCGATACTGTTGAGCAATTGAAACAGGAACATGGCGAAGGTGCCGTTGAACTTGAATTGAATGATCAGTATTACAATATGCGTGAGAAAATCGAGCCGGTTATGGAGATTGTCGATATCATTTCGGATGCATTCAAAGTGCTTGAAATCGAGCCGAATATCGTACCGGTTCGCGGTGGTACGGACGGTTCCCAGCTTTCCTATATGGGTATGCCGACGCCGAATATTTTCACTGGCGGTGAAAACTACCACGGCAAATATGAGTATATTTCTGTGGACAATATGGAAAAAGCGACGAACGTCATAATTGAGGCAGTAAAACTTTACGAAGAACGTGCATAA
- a CDS encoding multidrug resistance efflux transporter family protein, producing MKAIWIGILSSLFFAVTFVLNRSMEISGGSWLWSASLRYFFMVPFLIAIVAYRKGLRETGKAMAATPLPFFTWSIVAFVLFYAPLTFSAAYSPGWLLAGTWQLTIVAGVLLAPLFVIVVRTNDGEKRIRQRIPLVSLFITLIIFAGVVLIQIPNANSVDTRTLLLGILPVIVAAFAYPLGNRKMMDLLKGRLDTFQRVLAMTLMTIPVWVGFAIYALLTAGPPSWSQVIQSLIVAVSSGVIATTLFFMATDLVQNDQGKLAAVEATQSTELIFAMVGEMLILHIALPNALSLVGILVIVIGMGLHSYQTSVVMGKIPTSE from the coding sequence ATGAAGGCGATTTGGATTGGGATTCTGTCATCTCTATTTTTCGCGGTGACATTCGTGTTGAATAGATCGATGGAGATTTCGGGGGGCAGCTGGTTATGGAGTGCCTCCCTCCGTTATTTTTTCATGGTTCCGTTTTTGATTGCCATCGTGGCCTATCGTAAAGGGCTTCGGGAAACGGGTAAGGCAATGGCTGCAACTCCCCTTCCCTTTTTCACGTGGAGCATCGTTGCATTCGTACTCTTCTATGCCCCTTTGACATTTTCAGCGGCTTATAGTCCCGGATGGTTGCTTGCGGGCACTTGGCAATTAACGATTGTTGCGGGCGTACTGTTGGCGCCGTTGTTCGTTATTGTTGTGAGGACTAATGATGGGGAAAAGAGGATTAGGCAGCGGATTCCTTTAGTATCACTCTTCATAACATTAATTATTTTCGCGGGCGTTGTTTTGATTCAAATTCCGAATGCGAATAGTGTCGATACACGCACTCTATTACTTGGCATTCTTCCGGTCATCGTTGCGGCGTTTGCTTATCCTTTAGGCAATCGGAAGATGATGGATTTATTGAAAGGTAGGCTTGACACGTTTCAACGGGTGCTAGCAATGACGTTGATGACGATTCCTGTGTGGGTTGGTTTTGCCATCTATGCGCTGCTTACTGCCGGACCGCCTTCTTGGAGTCAGGTTATTCAGTCGCTAATTGTCGCGGTCAGCTCAGGCGTCATTGCGACGACTCTATTCTTCATGGCGACGGACCTTGTACAAAATGATCAAGGCAAGCTTGCGGCAGTTGAAGCGACACAATCTACAGAGCTTATATTTGCAATGGTAGGTGAAATGCTTATTCTGCATATCGCATTGCCTAACGCACTTTCTTTGGTTGGTATATTGGTAATAGTGATCGGCATGGGGTTGCATAGTTATCAGACTTCAGTTGTGATGGGGAAAATCCCAACGTCCGAATAG
- a CDS encoding ABC transporter substrate-binding protein: MLAAVLLIVGACSKKETNPVEKTEPTTPGDSVVETPSGDLAPLDKRVKILIAEDGAASGAGFYIAKEKGYFEEYNIEVAFADFANSDDMLPALAAGEVDIAGGVSTASFFNAIAQGIDVRIIADKGHNMPGKSYFTFVIGNHMVDEIKDYPDFKGKKIAVSSRNSIDGYIYEEMLKHAGLTEDDVEYVHIADFGAMLGAINAGTIDAALSIEPLIAQGVANGIHVRFGDATDYAPESQIAMVLASPKFMENEEVSLRFMAAYLKGVRDYNDAFFKDIDKDEIVDIMVMHTALKDHELWDRVNVTGLDPNGKMFVDDIKKQYETYKANGAILGDIDFDKAVDTSLTEKAVEVIGVYE, encoded by the coding sequence ATGTTGGCGGCGGTCCTTTTAATAGTAGGGGCCTGCTCCAAAAAAGAAACGAATCCTGTTGAAAAGACAGAACCAACGACTCCTGGAGATTCAGTCGTTGAAACGCCCTCCGGTGATTTGGCTCCTTTAGACAAAAGGGTGAAGATTTTAATCGCTGAAGACGGTGCAGCTTCCGGAGCGGGTTTCTATATTGCAAAGGAAAAAGGATATTTTGAGGAATACAATATAGAAGTCGCTTTTGCGGACTTTGCCAATAGTGACGATATGTTGCCGGCACTTGCCGCAGGGGAAGTGGATATTGCAGGGGGGGTCTCGACTGCATCGTTCTTCAACGCGATTGCACAAGGTATCGACGTTCGGATCATTGCGGATAAAGGGCATAATATGCCTGGCAAATCATATTTCACTTTCGTAATCGGCAACCATATGGTGGATGAAATTAAGGATTATCCTGATTTCAAAGGGAAAAAGATAGCCGTGTCTTCAAGAAACTCGATTGATGGGTATATTTACGAGGAAATGTTGAAACATGCGGGATTGACTGAGGATGATGTCGAATACGTCCATATCGCGGATTTTGGTGCAATGCTTGGTGCGATTAATGCGGGTACAATTGATGCTGCTCTCAGTATCGAGCCTTTGATTGCACAAGGGGTTGCAAATGGTATTCACGTTCGCTTCGGGGATGCTACCGATTACGCCCCTGAATCTCAGATCGCCATGGTGCTCGCTTCCCCGAAATTCATGGAAAATGAAGAAGTATCTTTGCGTTTCATGGCAGCCTATTTGAAAGGCGTCCGGGATTACAACGATGCATTCTTTAAAGATATCGACAAGGATGAAATCGTCGATATCATGGTGATGCATACCGCTTTGAAAGATCATGAGTTGTGGGACAGAGTAAACGTCACTGGTCTCGACCCGAATGGAAAGATGTTCGTTGATGATATTAAGAAGCAATATGAAACGTATAAAGCAAATGGTGCGATTCTTGGAGATATTGATTTTGACAAAGCGGTAGATACTTCATTGACGGAAAAAGCTGTGGAAGTTATTGGGGTTTACGAATAA
- a CDS encoding ABC transporter ATP-binding protein, whose protein sequence is MEKRAKIEIRKLTKAFYKKQSSVTALEDISLTIGEGEFVCIVGPSGCGKTTLLRILAGLEQPSIGEFEIHQEQEGRPLQSMVFQERGVIPWLTVKENVAFGLKMRKMPKNVVQERTNYYLKKTGLDRFAHLYPKELSGGMKQRVSIARAFANDPEILLMDEPFAALDEQNKFILQEELLSIWSETKKTVIFITHSIDEALLLSDRILLMSAQPGKIIQQVKIDTPRPRTIEDIRKDPVLAEQFVDIWKHLQDEVQQSRRENK, encoded by the coding sequence ATGGAAAAGAGAGCGAAAATCGAAATTAGGAAACTAACAAAAGCATTTTATAAAAAACAATCGAGTGTGACCGCCCTCGAGGACATTTCTCTCACAATCGGGGAGGGTGAATTTGTTTGTATCGTCGGACCAAGCGGATGCGGAAAAACGACTTTACTTCGGATATTGGCAGGACTCGAACAGCCAAGTATTGGGGAATTTGAAATTCATCAAGAGCAGGAAGGGCGACCTCTCCAATCAATGGTTTTTCAGGAGAGGGGCGTCATACCTTGGTTGACGGTGAAGGAAAATGTCGCATTTGGTTTGAAAATGAGGAAAATGCCGAAGAACGTTGTGCAAGAACGAACGAACTATTATTTGAAAAAGACCGGACTTGACCGATTTGCACACCTATATCCGAAAGAATTGTCAGGTGGCATGAAACAGCGGGTGAGCATTGCCCGTGCCTTTGCAAATGACCCGGAAATCTTGCTGATGGATGAGCCGTTTGCAGCGCTCGATGAACAGAATAAATTCATCTTGCAAGAAGAACTGCTATCCATTTGGTCTGAAACGAAAAAAACAGTTATTTTCATAACGCATAGCATTGATGAAGCATTATTGTTAAGCGACCGAATCCTCCTTATGAGTGCGCAACCCGGCAAGATCATACAACAAGTCAAGATCGATACACCACGGCCAAGGACGATAGAGGATATCCGGAAGGACCCGGTACTTGCAGAGCAATTTGTCGATATTTGGAAACACTTGCAGGATGAAGTTCAACAATCAAGGAGAGAGAATAAGTGA
- a CDS encoding ABC transporter permease, with protein sequence MKKENLTGRHDPYEIEQREWKQRQSKERYKQLLTIASPIFILLLWEVLSRTGIMDIRFFPPPSAILGTFAKMVANGVMVDHIGVSLYRIFVGFLAGVIPGVVIGLLMGLYSPIRHFVQPLVMALMPIPTLALLPIIIILFGIGDLSKVVTIAGSVFFPVVINTAAGVLNIDRIYLDVADNYGASKTQFFFKIALPGAMPVMLEGIQMGQAIALLTIVAAEMMGATSGIGYLIWTSYKAFLLEQMYVGLILISFFGYLFSLMLRGLQKKLLPWR encoded by the coding sequence TTGAAAAAAGAGAATTTGACTGGTCGACATGACCCGTATGAGATTGAACAACGGGAATGGAAGCAAAGACAATCTAAGGAACGATATAAGCAGTTATTAACGATTGCTTCGCCAATTTTCATTTTACTGTTATGGGAAGTACTTTCGAGGACAGGAATAATGGATATTCGATTTTTCCCGCCACCATCCGCTATTTTAGGCACTTTTGCCAAAATGGTAGCGAACGGTGTAATGGTTGACCATATCGGGGTTTCCCTGTACCGGATTTTTGTTGGGTTTTTAGCAGGAGTTATCCCTGGGGTGGTAATCGGTTTGCTGATGGGGCTTTATTCTCCGATTCGACATTTTGTGCAGCCGCTTGTTATGGCACTTATGCCGATACCGACGCTTGCATTGCTGCCGATCATCATTATCCTCTTCGGAATTGGTGATCTGTCGAAAGTTGTAACGATAGCAGGAAGTGTATTTTTCCCAGTCGTTATCAATACGGCTGCGGGTGTTTTGAACATTGACCGAATTTACTTGGATGTTGCTGATAATTATGGCGCGAGTAAGACACAGTTCTTTTTTAAAATTGCATTGCCGGGCGCAATGCCCGTAATGTTGGAAGGGATTCAGATGGGGCAGGCAATTGCGTTGCTTACGATTGTTGCTGCAGAAATGATGGGTGCAACTTCGGGGATTGGATATTTAATCTGGACATCGTATAAGGCATTTCTGCTCGAGCAGATGTATGTCGGTCTCATCCTTATTTCATTCTTCGGCTATCTCTTCTCCTTGATGCTTCGCGGTCTACAGAAAAAGTTGTTACCTTGGAGGTGA
- a CDS encoding rhodanese-like domain-containing protein, whose protein sequence is MEWIIMIVIIAFFAWRMMPKKGVKSISTEELKGMLKDNSKQFIDVRTPAEYKGRHISEFKNIPLNILKSKLETLDKEKETVVLCQSGMRSSQAANLLKKAGFSNVINVRGGMSTWRG, encoded by the coding sequence ATGGAATGGATCATCATGATAGTTATCATTGCATTTTTTGCTTGGCGAATGATGCCGAAAAAAGGCGTGAAATCCATATCGACCGAAGAATTGAAAGGCATGTTGAAAGATAATTCTAAGCAATTTATCGACGTGCGTACACCGGCAGAATATAAAGGTAGACACATTAGTGAATTCAAGAATATCCCTTTAAATATACTTAAATCGAAATTGGAGACACTGGATAAAGAGAAAGAGACGGTCGTCCTCTGCCAAAGCGGTATGCGGAGCTCGCAGGCGGCTAACTTATTAAAGAAAGCAGGTTTCTCTAACGTAATAAACGTCAGGGGCGGCATGAGCACTTGGCGCGGTTGA
- a CDS encoding acetyl-CoA hydrolase/transferase C-terminal domain-containing protein, protein MTKLLQPEEFIQLIDKDMDIIIPLSNGEPHGLLDILEEHHKQLENVKVHQLLALRERDYINGKMKGHLSHISYFLSAATRKAFWEGHVELIPNVFQEMYYLLRKTTKNPMVIAVASPMDEHGYFSLGTNADYTADFIGEVPFVLEVNKHMPRTFGKHQIHISQVAGFIENDQILAEEKSPVITDKDRKIAEFVAADIQDGDTLQIGIGAIPNAVMKMLKDRRHLGIHTEMLTDGIVDLVEAGAVDGMRKMTHKGKIVASFAFGSQRLYDFINNNPSVEFLPVRLVNDSYEIAKEDHMVSINATTEVDLYGQCASETVAGRYYSSSGGQADFARGVRLSKYGKGYVCMHSTVKNDAISRIKLHLSEGSVVTTSKNYVDNIVTEYGIARLHGKSISERAKALIGIAHPKFRDDLTREAKEFGLID, encoded by the coding sequence ATGACTAAGCTATTACAACCAGAGGAATTTATTCAGTTAATTGATAAAGACATGGATATCATTATCCCGCTTTCAAACGGTGAGCCCCACGGTTTACTAGATATTTTGGAGGAGCATCATAAGCAATTGGAAAATGTCAAAGTCCATCAATTATTGGCATTGCGTGAACGCGATTATATTAATGGGAAGATGAAAGGGCATCTTTCACATATATCTTACTTTCTAAGTGCGGCGACACGAAAAGCGTTTTGGGAAGGGCATGTGGAATTAATTCCAAATGTCTTTCAAGAAATGTATTATCTTTTAAGAAAGACAACCAAAAATCCTATGGTAATTGCGGTTGCGTCACCAATGGATGAGCATGGCTATTTTTCACTCGGCACAAATGCTGATTATACGGCTGATTTCATTGGTGAGGTTCCATTTGTCCTTGAGGTTAATAAACATATGCCGCGCACATTTGGAAAGCACCAAATCCATATTAGCCAAGTTGCTGGGTTTATTGAAAATGATCAGATTCTTGCGGAAGAAAAGTCGCCAGTCATTACTGACAAGGACCGAAAAATTGCCGAGTTCGTAGCAGCAGATATACAAGACGGAGACACACTGCAAATCGGTATTGGTGCTATTCCGAATGCAGTTATGAAAATGTTGAAAGACCGTCGTCATTTAGGTATCCATACGGAGATGTTGACCGATGGAATTGTGGATCTCGTCGAGGCCGGTGCTGTCGATGGCATGAGAAAAATGACGCATAAAGGGAAGATTGTCGCGTCATTCGCTTTCGGTTCACAACGACTTTATGATTTTATAAATAATAATCCATCAGTTGAATTTTTACCGGTGAGACTTGTAAATGACTCTTATGAGATTGCAAAAGAGGATCATATGGTGTCGATCAATGCGACAACTGAAGTGGATTTATATGGCCAATGTGCTTCCGAGACGGTTGCGGGGCGATATTATTCCTCAAGTGGTGGACAAGCCGATTTTGCAAGAGGTGTTCGTTTGTCGAAATATGGAAAAGGGTATGTCTGTATGCATTCAACGGTGAAAAATGACGCGATTTCGCGGATAAAACTGCATTTAAGTGAGGGATCCGTCGTGACGACATCAAAAAACTATGTCGACAATATTGTGACGGAATATGGCATTGCACGATTGCATGGCAAGTCGATTTCCGAGCGGGCGAAAGCGTTGATCGGGATTGCGCATCCGAAGTTCAGGGATGACTTAACGCGGGAAGCGAAGGAGTTTGGATTGATTGATTGA
- a CDS encoding CHY zinc finger protein translates to MLCKGHHVAGNVIDNETRCVHYHSRLDIIAIKFYCCDTYFPCFQCHEEVGCGSPEVWPADKFDEKAILCGSCGNELTVNEYRDCDSACPYCKAEFNPGCSLHATLYFEK, encoded by the coding sequence ATGCTATGTAAAGGACATCATGTGGCGGGCAATGTCATTGATAACGAGACACGCTGCGTACATTACCATTCAAGACTTGATATAATTGCAATCAAGTTTTATTGCTGTGATACATATTTTCCTTGTTTTCAATGCCATGAAGAGGTAGGTTGCGGAAGTCCGGAAGTGTGGCCGGCTGATAAATTTGATGAAAAAGCTATATTATGTGGAAGTTGTGGGAACGAATTGACGGTGAATGAATATCGCGACTGCGACTCAGCATGTCCATACTGCAAAGCCGAATTTAATCCAGGATGTAGCTTGCATGCAACATTATATTTCGAAAAATAA